In Desulfosediminicola ganghwensis, a single window of DNA contains:
- a CDS encoding DNA topoisomerase IV subunit A, producing MDSSPGKLHKLFDENFLEYTSYVIRERAIPAIEDGLKPVQRRILQTLFNMEDGRFHKVANLVGETMKLHPHGDASIFAALVNLANKGYLIDRQGNFGNIFTGDQASAARYIECRLSPLAKEVLFNKDLTEFIESYDGRMMEPVTLPAKIPMLLLQGAEGIAVGMATKIMPHNFCELLEAQKAILQGKEFILYPDFPKKGLVDVSGYDDGNGKIRCRARIEEENDKTVIIKEIPYSTTTTSLIESVEKAAKAGKIKIVSISDFTAEDVEIEIKLARGIHAADTIKALYAFTDCEISISPNLTLICGDRPDTLSVSEVLRSNTEKLVTDLTRELEIDLGRLKDKLHARMLEQIFIEERLYKNIEEQTTYKKVVDTVESSLLPFADELIRPVVLEDIERLLEIRIKRISRYDIQKQQKEIRQINKEIKVIEKSLKDMVKYTISYLDKILEKYGANFPRQTEITEFKEVSVRKVALSNLVVGYNRETGFLGHQIKAEDEKKGDFSIPCSEYDRIFLLFESGVYKIIPVSEKIFIGHDLLWVGKVSKDLVFNMIYRDGAENLVYIKRFKMPSFIMEKEYRVFAEDKRSKILLLSFGEGKHARANLIPSPRARSNSVNISFDEYLLKGAAAKGKRLSNRVVRRVYETTEKIKVTEEEKQNLVLPGLGESQISKKELPNGKEGQEADSSQTPEVKPAGESEES from the coding sequence ATGGATTCTTCACCAGGTAAACTGCATAAGCTTTTTGACGAGAATTTTCTTGAGTACACCTCCTATGTTATCAGGGAGCGAGCAATCCCTGCCATTGAAGATGGATTGAAGCCAGTACAGCGACGCATTCTCCAGACCTTGTTCAATATGGAGGATGGCAGGTTTCACAAGGTAGCTAACCTTGTCGGTGAGACCATGAAGCTTCACCCCCACGGTGATGCTTCGATTTTTGCTGCTCTGGTCAATCTGGCCAACAAGGGCTACCTGATCGACAGACAGGGAAATTTCGGTAATATCTTTACAGGTGATCAGGCTTCTGCCGCGCGATATATTGAGTGCCGCCTGTCACCCCTTGCCAAAGAAGTCCTTTTTAATAAGGATCTTACAGAATTTATCGAGTCGTACGATGGCAGGATGATGGAGCCGGTAACTCTACCTGCTAAAATTCCGATGCTGTTGCTACAGGGGGCAGAGGGGATTGCGGTGGGCATGGCCACCAAGATTATGCCTCATAATTTCTGTGAGTTGCTTGAAGCACAAAAGGCAATTTTACAGGGTAAAGAGTTTATTCTATATCCCGATTTTCCTAAAAAAGGTCTGGTAGATGTCTCAGGGTATGATGACGGAAATGGTAAGATCCGTTGTCGGGCACGGATTGAGGAAGAGAACGATAAAACGGTCATTATCAAGGAAATACCTTATTCTACGACCACTACTTCCCTCATAGAGTCGGTAGAAAAAGCTGCCAAGGCCGGCAAAATTAAGATTGTCTCAATCAGTGATTTCACCGCGGAAGATGTCGAAATTGAGATAAAGCTGGCTCGTGGTATTCACGCCGCCGATACGATAAAGGCGTTATATGCCTTTACCGATTGCGAAATTTCAATTTCACCGAATCTGACCCTGATTTGCGGAGATCGGCCTGATACGCTCTCGGTTTCTGAAGTCTTGCGTTCAAACACCGAAAAGCTGGTAACCGATCTGACCAGGGAGTTGGAAATTGATCTTGGCAGATTGAAAGACAAACTTCACGCCAGGATGCTGGAGCAGATCTTTATTGAAGAGCGACTGTACAAAAACATCGAGGAACAGACTACATACAAGAAAGTCGTCGATACGGTTGAAAGCTCTCTCTTGCCTTTTGCTGACGAGTTGATTCGTCCCGTTGTGCTGGAAGATATTGAGCGGTTGCTGGAAATCAGGATCAAGCGTATTTCAAGGTACGATATTCAGAAACAGCAGAAAGAGATTCGTCAGATCAATAAGGAAATTAAGGTAATAGAGAAGTCTCTCAAGGATATGGTCAAGTACACCATATCGTATCTTGATAAAATTCTGGAAAAATATGGCGCAAACTTCCCACGACAAACCGAGATAACAGAATTCAAGGAAGTGAGTGTCAGAAAGGTTGCGCTGTCAAACCTCGTTGTTGGCTATAACCGTGAGACCGGTTTTCTCGGACACCAGATTAAAGCTGAAGATGAGAAAAAAGGGGACTTCTCAATACCGTGTTCGGAATATGACAGAATATTCCTCCTTTTTGAGAGCGGTGTTTATAAGATCATTCCGGTTTCAGAGAAGATATTTATTGGTCATGACCTGCTTTGGGTTGGCAAAGTCTCTAAAGACCTCGTCTTTAACATGATATATCGGGATGGTGCGGAGAATCTTGTTTACATCAAGAGATTCAAAATGCCGTCCTTTATCATGGAGAAAGAATATCGGGTCTTTGCCGAAGATAAGCGCTCAAAAATATTGTTGCTCAGTTTTGGCGAAGGTAAACATGCCAGGGCCAATCTTATACCATCACCACGTGCCCGCTCTAACTCGGTAAATATCAGTTTTGATGAATATCTCCTGAAAGGGGCGGCCGCAAAAGGCAAACGACTGTCAAACAGAGTGGTTCGGCGTGTTTATGAAACCACAGAAAAAATAAAAGTGACGGAAGAGGAAAAACAGAATCTAGTCCTGCCGGGTCTGGGGGAATCCCAAATTTCCAAAAAAGAATTACCAAATGGCAAAGAAGGGCAGGAGGCTGACTCCAGCCAGACGCCAGAGGTGAAACCAGCCGGGGAAAGCGAGGAAAGTTAA
- the miaB gene encoding tRNA (N6-isopentenyl adenosine(37)-C2)-methylthiotransferase MiaB translates to MNQRTFFVKTFGCQMNERDSEIMSQTLSMHGYVEGMVMEQADLVILNTCSIRAKAEQKVMSLLGMLRKAKASNKGMQICVAGCVAQQEGEKLLERMPHVDLIIGTQNIYRIGECLEYARKNPGFIAIDLQDNYDIPRFMPDSDLSANKPAEFRKFVTIMQGCNNYCSYCVVPYTRGREVSRKVSDIIDEIKVLIEGGIREITLLGQNVNSYGKTNIVTDNGLPCSFADLLHLVAEIPGLSRLRFTTSNPKDLSDQLMRCFRDIPILCPQFHLPVQAGSDAVLKRMNRKYSVQQYLELVDTLRSYRPEIALSTDIIVGFPGETEEDFQGTMDLLEQVRYHGSFSFKYSDRPGTRSADFDDKVPEDVKTRRLIEFQARQDEISLERNREYLGSTKEIMVESINSDSIKGRTTTNHIVHVDSSGLGDNIRPGDLLMTEIYHAGQHSLKGKINS, encoded by the coding sequence ATGAATCAAAGAACATTTTTTGTAAAGACATTTGGATGCCAGATGAACGAACGGGATTCCGAGATCATGTCCCAAACCCTTTCCATGCACGGCTATGTCGAAGGCATGGTTATGGAACAGGCTGATCTTGTTATCCTGAACACCTGCTCCATCCGGGCCAAGGCAGAGCAGAAGGTTATGAGTTTGCTCGGAATGCTGAGAAAAGCAAAGGCAAGCAATAAAGGGATGCAAATCTGTGTCGCTGGCTGTGTTGCTCAGCAGGAAGGGGAAAAATTACTCGAACGTATGCCCCATGTTGACCTGATCATAGGAACACAAAATATTTACCGGATCGGCGAGTGTCTTGAGTATGCCAGGAAAAATCCCGGTTTTATTGCTATCGATCTGCAGGATAATTACGATATTCCCCGATTCATGCCTGATAGTGATTTATCTGCAAACAAACCCGCAGAATTCAGGAAATTTGTCACCATCATGCAGGGCTGCAACAATTACTGTTCCTACTGTGTTGTCCCCTACACACGCGGGCGTGAAGTATCACGTAAAGTCAGTGACATAATCGACGAGATTAAGGTTTTGATTGAGGGTGGTATCAGAGAGATAACCCTGCTTGGTCAAAACGTGAACTCCTACGGTAAAACCAATATTGTAACAGATAACGGACTCCCCTGCTCTTTTGCCGACCTGTTGCACCTGGTTGCGGAAATACCCGGCTTGTCCAGATTGAGGTTTACTACCTCAAATCCTAAAGATCTTTCCGATCAGTTAATGCGCTGTTTCAGGGATATACCCATACTTTGTCCGCAGTTTCACCTGCCCGTACAGGCTGGATCCGATGCCGTTCTTAAAAGAATGAACAGAAAATATTCTGTTCAGCAGTATCTTGAACTGGTTGATACACTTCGCTCGTATCGCCCGGAAATCGCGTTAAGCACTGATATCATTGTGGGATTTCCAGGGGAAACCGAAGAAGATTTTCAGGGAACGATGGATCTGCTTGAGCAAGTCCGTTATCACGGTTCATTCTCATTTAAATACTCAGATCGGCCTGGTACGCGTTCAGCCGATTTTGACGATAAAGTCCCTGAGGATGTGAAGACCAGAAGGCTCATTGAATTTCAAGCACGTCAGGATGAGATCAGCCTTGAACGAAACAGGGAATACCTTGGCTCGACCAAAGAGATAATGGTGGAATCCATTAATAGTGACAGTATCAAGGGCCGCACCACTACCAATCACATTGTCCATGTCGATAGTTCAGGGCTTGGTGACAATATCCGCCCCGGTGACCTTCTGATGACAGAGATTTATCATGCCGGTCAGCATTCTCTCAAGGGGAAAATCAACAGCTGA